The stretch of DNA TGGAGTAGAAGAAAGCCGAAGGGGTTTATCCGCCGACAATGATTACGATAAAGCGATAATTAGTCGGCGGCACACGCGAAGTGCGGTTTGGTGGCGGTGACCCGGATCGAACGGGTGACCCGCGGCTTATGAGTCCGCTGCTCTACCAACTGAGCTACACCGCCACTGGATTGATTTTACTGAAGAACTTACACTTGAGGCTACCCACGGAGTCTTGAAAGTGTCCACCAAATGCCCACCGTAAATGCGTTGCAAACTACCAAGGATGCGAAGCAGGATGCAACAGAGCCGTTAGGGGGGTGGACTATATCACGGCGGGGATCAGAAGGACAAATACCGAGGTTATTACGGGGTAGGGGTGGCCGGCTCGGGAAGACTGTCCGAGGCCTCCTCGGTCAGTTTTCGATGTCGCGCCACGACCAGCGCGCCGGCCTCTTCAAGTCTCGCTTCTGAGACGATGTTATAGCGATCGAATATGGATCGGGTCTTATGTCCCGAAATGGCCATCGCGATTTTCTCAGGAACCCCAGCGTCACTCAGGTTCTTGACGCCGGTTCGGCGAAAGTCATGAAGGAGCGCTCCGACGTACCCACGCTGGCCCACCATCTTTCCTCTTGGCTTGGTCCACTTCCCTAATCCTAGCTTGACACAAGCTTTCTGCCAGGCGGTTCGGATGGATTTGAGTCGTCGCCCCAAGTAGTGGCACACCCACGGACAATCAGGGTGGGTCACCCGCGTGGTCGCATCCCACGTTCGCAAGACCTCATAGAGATCTCCACCCATCACCAGCGCTCGAGGTTCGGACGTCTTGGTGTCAGAACCAGCGAGAGTAATCCGTACAATCTGACGGCGATGATCGAACAGGACTTGGTTCCAGACAAGCGACGTGATTTCCCCCCAGCGCATGCCACTCCAATAATCAATCGTGACCGGAACGCGGGCATGGGCTGGAAGTTCGTTCCGAAGCGACCTGAACTGTTCCCAGATAAAGAAGCCGGACCGGGGCGGAGCTTCTTTCAGCCTGGTCCATTTGGGGCGTTGAGTGATCAATTGATGCTCAAGCCCAAGTGAGAACCCTCGGAGGAGAAAGCTCATGCGACGGTTCACGCGTCCGCCTGAGAGGTGGTCCTGCTCGACCCAGATCTTGGCCCAGTCTCGTAGCGTGGTGGAAGTCACGCGCTCGGCAAGCATGGAGCCGGCCAGGCTCTTCCAGAACTGAGCCAGTTGCTGCGCACTGCGCAGCGACTTTCTGGTATTCATTTTGTAGTCGTCGACCACCAAATCGACGAGCTCGGCAATCGTCGTCTCCTGGACTGTGGGCCATCCGAACACCCCTGTGTAGGCGCGCTGAATCAACTCGTCAAGGATGCGTTCCGCCTGTTCCCTCGTTCCGAACACCATTCGCCGAATCCGCGGTGCGCGGCGACCTGGATGAAAATCTACGCGGTACCGCTTATCGGCCACGCGGGTTATTTTCCCCTTCACGCAAGCGCTCCTGAACGCCGCGTCTCATACTGTTCGACATCGGCGACGCGGATCCGCCAGCGACTGCGGCGGCCCCTGTTCAGTTTCATCGCTGGAATTCCATCGGGCGCGTTGACAATGTCTCGGTAAAGAAAATCGGGAGTGACTTGCCATCGGACGGCCAGCTGATTCACGGTGAGAAATGTGACCGTGGGCTGCGGCTCGAGACTCTTGTGGCGTTTCATGGACGGACTCCTTCGAAAAAAATAAGGCACGGTGGTCACGACCTAACATGACCTGTCATAGAAGTCATACGAGATAGAACTTTCATGAAGAGTGCCAACAGGTTAGAGGGTCATGAGCCTCGGGGTACTGGCCTGTTTCGAGGGGGCGAGATCCGTGCTTCGCTGACTCAAATCGCGGATCATTCGGCCATCCGGGATGGGCACCCTGGCTTTGGCAGAGGCATTCCACACGTGGCTCGTTCGTTGAGTGTGGTCACAGAGATAGAGGATCAGATTGATTGATGGGTGCACGGTGCTTGTCGTAATGCGAGGAGCATCTGAGCTTTTGTTCGAGGTTGTTTGATCCCCAATGATAAGAAGAGAGCGTTGGTGACTTTCCCGTACCAGTTTTGGGTTGCGAGTGCGAACATCGGATCTGTTTGGTAGCGTTCCATCCATCCCTGTAGGATTGGCATTCCTTGTTCTTGTGAAGATTCTCCCGGATAGAGGGTGTTGTAGGCTGTCCAGAGAGCTTCTGGTGTGGGACAGCGTAATGGCTTTTGCGGTGGGGCGTTTGGTGGAGTGGTAACCATCGTCTTCTCGTGAGTTCTTATTCGGTGGTGCTGTCGTGGTCTGGTGTGGCGTGGATCTCCGTCACCTCTGTAATGATGACTTCAAGGGAGAATGCCTTATGACGTCTTCCTTTGATGCCATGCCTCTTGAGTAGCTCTTGCACGGCTTTCTTGATTCCAAGTGGAATGGTATTGGCTTGTATGGTCGCGGATTGCCGCGCGCGCGGGACAGGGGCTTGATTAAATCGAGCGTTGATGTGAAGGCGTTTCATCATGCGATCTCACGTTGACCGGTCGTTAGAGGCAATAGGGACATGGTTCCCGTGCTCCATCGTCGTCGCGTTGGTGTGTGTGGCCGGCCAGTGGAGGGTGGGAACACGAGTGCCACAGAAATCTGGGTTTCTCTTTCCGGGCCGAGGCGGCTCCTAGCCTGGGCGGTTCTTCAAACAAGCACTCATGGCCGGCTACGTCACTGTCCATGCAAGACCTGTAGATGCATGACGGGTTGGGATGGAACGGAGAGAGTAGGGAGTTAGGCGGCTTGGGCTCTTGGTCGGCGCGTCTTATGAAACAGCGTGGAGGGATCTTGGTTGATACTCTGGGCCACGTCGAGCGGTGTGGTGTACAGCGAGCGCATGCTCCCGGTATCAAGGTCCAGATATGTGGCAAATCTGGTGAGGTCGCCGGTCAAGAGCAAGCGAGTCAACATGTCCATCATTTCAGAGGCCATCCTGGGGTTGATCCCAAGGGATTGTGCCTGGGTGATGGCTAATTGTGCGCAGGAAGGCGCGGGCGTTGTTTTCTTGGGAATGGTTGTGGTGTCGATCAACTCGGGGTGGATCAGTCCGGGTGCTGGGAGTCTGCTGCAAAACGTGGGTATCTGGAATGCACTGTTGAGAAATTCTTCTTGTGCGCAACAACCGAGGAGGATCTGTCCTGTGGTCTTTTCATTGCCAGCATCGATTAACCAGGTTCTCATGCTGTGATCGTAGCCACTTGTCAGGCTTTTGTGCATTTCTGCCCGTGCTTCAGTGGAGTCTACGCAGCCGATCAGGATCCTGGTCGTGTTGAATGAGGGAGGCTGGAACAGGTGTGCCGTATAGGGTTGAGTGATGGCTTCGATGGGGATCCCCCAGGCCAAACTATACCGTTGGGCCAGCGCTAATGCTTTGGGGAGACCGATTTCAGCATAGGCGAACATCTGGCGAGGGACATTGCTGTCCTCGACATGGTCGAAGTCGACGATCGCGTAACGAATCGTGGTCCACCGACCCTGTAGCAGAATCACGAGCCGAGACAAGAGCCCTGCCAACGCACTTCCGGTTCCTCCTGCGCCAACCTGAATGATTTCCAGGTTGTCCGTATGGGGGATCACGACGGGGCGTGCGTGCAGATGTCGAAAATCGAGCGTCACGGGTGTTTTCATACGTGAGTCAATTCGTGATCGGGAGTGATGGGTTCGAGGTTGGCTGGCAATTCAAAGATTGTGGCGCTGTCGATATCGAGGAAGTGGCCGTACAGACCAATCCTTGTGAGGATTCGTGGTCCTGAAAGGAAGTCACCGATGACGCTGTAGATTCGAAAGCCTTGTTCGTCATAGTTGTCCTGGGCTGAGAAAAAGGTGGTCAACTCGTGGTGGCTATGGAGTTCGATAACGGCACGTTGGTAGGCGTCGTCATCGGTGGCATGGGGTCGCACACTGGTACGAGCCTGATGCTGTGCCGGCATCGTCAGTTGCCAGTGGTCCTGGTTCCAGCCTAAATAAAAAAGCGACTCGACTAATCGGTTGTCCGTATCTCGCGTATTCTGCGCGGTGGTCAAAAGTTCTTCGGTGATGGCACGAGGAACTCTGGGGAGGCTGAAATGCCACTCAGGTTGCAGCGGGGTGAGTCCTCGGACTGTCAGAGGACTCAGGGGAAAGCAGACCGTGAGGTTAGGTTTCTGCCCACGCACCCAGAGACCGTTGCCGGCCATCACGTATTCCAGCAGGCCGCCGGGCGGTTCGAATGGATACCCGTTGGCGATGCTGTAACGGACGAGTCCGAGGCTACCGCTCGTTGAAATCATGGGTGGCCTTTTCGTCGTGAAACGTCTCTTCAATGATATGACTGAGACTCCTATGCTGTGGGCGCAATGCTCTGGTCGGAAAGCTTCTTGTTTTGGCGTGATGGAGTGCCCGGAGGAATCGAAAGACATCGTTCTCTTGTGAGTGAAGACGGTGTGTACCCAGTTCTGCGCTAAACGGAGAAGAGAGAAAGAGTTCCCACGTTTGTTGAATGGTTGTACTGGAAGCGAGCGGTTGCTTATTCGTTCCGAAACAGATCCGGCCGTCTTCCCAGATATTGGGGAGGGGAGCGTGGAAGATGTGTGATGGGGCGAGGTTCGTTCCTGTGTACGCCCACACGTAGTAGTTGTTGTTGATCCCTCCGAACAGCAATCCCGGAAGAGGGACCCGTAGGCGTTCAGTCTGTGGTCCGCTTCGTCGTGTTTTCGCTGTTGGAATCGTAAGGGTGTAGCGCCGTGGGGGCAATTTGAGGAGGATCCATTCGCCTCGTGCGCTCCATCCGCATCGTACGGTGTGGGGGGCGATCCATCCGCTGTCGAGTGGGGCTTGTTGGCAGGCGGTTTGGAGCGCCAGGGGGTTCAGGCATTTCGTGGTGATCCCATGGTCCTTGCGGTGATGGAAAATGAGTTGCCCTTTATGGAATCGGATCACCCCCTCATCTTCAGGATGAAGTAAATAGCCTATGGTTGCTCCGGGAGGTGTTGCTGCAGGCAGTGATTCCACAGTCGGAAGAACGCGATCCATAATTCAGGGTCCTTGGTAAATTCGTTCAGAATAGCGTTGAATTCGTCGATTCGTGCGGTGGCTTCTTGCCATTGAGAGGCTAGCCATTGAATGTCGTCGAGGCACCAGGTGAGCTCGATTTCCATGCCTGAGTTCGGGTCATGATCGATCCAGACATTGCCGGTTTCCCGTCCGATCATTTCCAGAACAGTTGGGACCTTGTTCAGTGGATACCCTTCTTTCTCGCAGAGCGTTTCGAACGCCTTCCAGTGTGTCTGTATATGATCGAGGCGATCGTCCGGAATCTGAATGTGATGACGAATTGAGAGGGGAAGTTCTGAGACCAGCTCTCCGAGGTCTTGCTCGTAGTAATAGGCACGGGAGATATCGGCAAGGATTCGTAGTGGAAGAGGGTCAGCGTCGGTGAAGTCTCGGTCAGCAGGCGACCAGCACGGATCGAGGGGGATATAGGGGAAGCATTCAAATACGTGCTCTATTTCCCAATATCCGAGAGGAAACAGGTGCTCGGTGATCAAGGTGAGGAACTCCTCGATCCGTGGGGCGGCGTGGTTGGAGTCATCGTGTTGATAAAGAGGTTTGTGGGATGCCGTAAATTCAATGGGAAAGAGTGTTCGGTACAGATCGAGAATGGTGCAGTGCTTCTGAAGTTCCTCAAGGTGGCTGATAGCCCACCAGGCATTCATATGGGAAATGATGCTGAGTTGAAGAATCGCTTGCGCAGGGTTGACGGGGCCCCTCTTAGAAGCTAATGGGGACGGTATGTGCATGGGTGCTTGCACTGAAGCATAGACGTTTGAAGATGGTGGCGACGGTATTAAGTTCATTGGTGCCTGCTTGAATCGCTTCTTCAATGACCTGCTGGTGCGTCATGACTTGAATGAGTGATGTGGGATCACTGAGATCGAAGCGTTGGTGGAGTTGAAAGGCGAAGGCGACGGCTGGGTTGATGTGGTGTGGTTGGCAGTCAAGACTGTGTAGAATCTCCTGGTACCCTTTTCTTCCTGCCTGTTTTGTCACCGTGATCTCCACGGTCTTATCTTCTGCGATCGCTCGAGTGATGCTGCCATTTGCCAGTTGCGTGAACATGGGGCCAAGAGCCCGACGGATCGAATTATCGTCTTGTGCAATATCATCCGGGATGGGTAGGCGCTGGCCGTCAATGATAAGTACGCTGGACATATAAGACTCCTATGCGGCTGAAGACATGAAGAGGCTGATTTGATCTGAGCCGGCTGCTTGCGGCCGTGCCACCTCTGTTGTATGTACCGTTGATTCTGGACGTTGTGTGGAGACCGTTTCTGTATCGGCGACTCCCTTGCGGTTTGCTGTGCGAGAGGCGGGCTTGGGGGAAGATGTGACTGTTGTGGCTTTGGCCTTGAGTTCGGCAAGTTTCGTTTGGAGTGCGGGGAGTCCTTCGGCCCATTTGAGAATGGCGTCTTCGACCACGGTCGGTAGGGGCCGGACCTCTTGTTCCGTCAGGAAGTGTACTGTGGGCATTGCGCTGTGGCTTTGAAGTCCCAGTATGACCGTTCGAGCGTCGTTTGCCCGTGGGAGAAATTGCAAGGTCACTGTTAATGTACAGAGCTCAGGGTCGAAGGGTTCATGAGCACAGAGCGCTTCTGGTTCTTCGACAGTGGTTGTGGGTCGGGAGGCCGGCCCAGATTGGGATCTTGGCTCGGGCGCGACCTTAGTGGTGTGAGGGATCGCTGTCTCGTCTTGTATTGATGGGCTCGATTCAACGGAATCCGTTTTGTCATCATCGTTTTCGACGAGATCTTCAATGTCCTCTTTCTGTTCCGAAGTCTCATCCTTTGATGCTGCTGTGTCTCCATCTGAGACCGCTTCTACTGTGTCGGACTCATCCGCAATTAAATCCTGTTGCTGCTCCATGGATGTGACTCCTGATGTGTTGTCTGTACTGGTCGGTGGTGGTAGTGGCGTTGGATCATTGAAGAATGTGGCCCGCTGGCACAGGTCGAGTGGGTAACCTGTACGCCAATGGTAGGCTTCGGGGGTTTCTTGATATGTAGGGATATCGGGAAGGGGCCATACGCGAGAGATGGTGAAGTCTTGCCGCCCTGTTTCCGGATCAGGGTCTCCATAAATCTTTCGTCCATGTTGCTCGATGTATTGAAGACAGGTGTCTTTTTTGATGTTGGCATTGAGTTCGTATTGCTCCCGAATTCTGGACCAGCGGATTCCGTGTGCGTAGAGATCGACGAGCAGGGTCAAAAGAAAATGTGTATCGTCGAACGGCCGTAAAGGGACCAGGAGGGTGTTGTTTTCTCCTCGTTGGACTTCATTGACCTTTGCATAGACGATTGTCGGCTCGGTCCTGGCTTCGCAAGCCGGACCACTGCTGAGGAGTTCTTTCATTCCTCGAATATGGCGACATTCCGGGGTCTTGCGATAGATCCATGGTGGACAGGTACATCCATAGATCTTGGTATCGCTGAGACTGACCGTCCAGTGTCCATCACCTGAGCTTTTAGGGACATCCCAGGACCGGATCCATTTCATAGGTCGCTCCGTGGCTGTAAATGCAGGTCCAAAGCGGGTGAGGCGGTTCAGAGTTGAAGTGTGGAACTATGAGTGGAAGAAGACGGTAAACGCCTGAAGTCTATCGAGATGGCGCGGGGTATCTGATTGAATATTGTCATCGAATGCAGCCACCTATTATCAACTAAAGTGGCCACCCAGACAGGGCACCTTTCATGAGAGCTCGAGTCCTGTTTGGGGAACCTGGCTCCTTTTGGTGATAATTGGTGGCCAGATTGATGACAATTCGCAGTCGAGATTACAGGAGCCATGGTCATGCCTGCGTGGGGCGATTGAGGCCTCAGGGACTATTGACGAAATGCAGAGCAGTAGTAGCAGTTAATGACGGGTTGGTCCGTGACAAGCGTCACTCTTCCGAGATCAGCTCGATAACGAATGTGTGGTTTGGGCTCCCTCAGACCAGTTGCCCACACCATAAACTCCGTTACCCCAAGAGAGGCAACGACACCGTTGATTGAGACAACGGCGGGCCCTGTTCCGTTGAGCGCATCAGTTGGGACTCCATAGATCGCTCTGTCCTCAGCATGTTGCTTTGGTGTCATAGATTCTATCGCCATAGCCCGCTGGTCCAATTCACTTGCGCAGGATAGACAGATAGTTCCATTGTAGGCGAAGAGGATCCGACCTCCATACCAGACCTGCCCGCCATCATCACCCGTATCAGTCGCAAGATCCATGTATGGCTTGCGGTGTCTTGAGGCAAATTCCGTGAGGCTGAGCCGCGCAGAATCATTGTCAACACATCCAAATAGTACATCTGCCTCTTCCACTTTCATTCTTGCTTCCTTCTCCCGAAAATCAGTCGCGAGAGAAAGAATGTCAGCTAATGGCTGAATTAAACGCACAAGTCTTTCAGCAACCGCTACTTTTTGCTGCTTTTGTTGAACATCAACTTCGCTGGCACCGATCAGACGATTCAGGTTCGTTAATGTCACGATATCATCATCCACAAGGATGAATCGGCGTACTCCTAGGTAAGCAGTCTGCTGGACGATATGGGAGCCCAAACCTCCGAGGCCGATGACCGCGATGCGCAGCGCATTCAGGCGTGCTTGCCCGCTCTCGCCAAACAGTCCGATGTTACGACTATATCGCGTAGTATTTAAGGCCACGGGGTTGCCTCACGGATCTCATTGTTAACGAGGTGGGATGTTCGTCACGAAGACCGGCAATGTGTAAGACAGCAAGCTCTTGAAAATGCTTGGGAGACTTCATCCAAACGAGCGCATCAAACCCCCGCTGTGAAAAGACAAGCGCGGCATACGGACGTCCTTGTAAACGCCACCAGACATGGGGAACGAAATCATCCAACCCGGCAATATCGGTTGGAGAAAACTCCGCATCAACGTCTCCAAGATGAGAATGTGCTTCTATCAAGGAAGACTGATTGTCCCATGCCCATTTGATCATCTGAGCACGGACCTCATCACCCAGATTGATGTGGTATGTCGTCTGGATGGAAAAGGCCCTCGATGGAACGCAGAATAGATCGGAGACACAGAGCGTCTCTCGATCATTCTCCGATGGGGTTGCCAGGAGGAACGCCAGCTGTTCGGTTCGGCCTGAGAATAAATGCTCGAGCAGCCGGCGATAGAGTTCGGATGAAATCGTAATACGCGCTGCCATTAGCAGCCCTGCCGCAAGCGGTCCGCAATAGACCGGGCAAAGTTCAGCATGTTACTTCCCTGAAAGGGATCTGCAGACGGTTGCCATGGGTCTAGCTGCCAAGAAAATCTTCCCCAGCCTGTACCAAATGGGGTTGCATCAGCTGGATAGGTATAACTGGACGGAGGACCACCACCGCACACCAACAGCTGAGGACGGACATAGAACCCATACGGTGCCTGCCCAGGAAGGTTCTCAGGAATTTGGAAGCACACTTCCGCTTCAGAGCAATTCCAAATTCCCTGGCCGATCCAATAACGCTGGAGTCGAACCCAGTGACCAGGTGAGATGTACTCGAGCTGCGTCCACGCACTCTTGAGCATTGAAAGTTCTTGCTGGATTCGGTCCAGATCTCCTCGTTTGAATCCTACTTTTTTTCCAAAACCCTTGCCCGGCTTGAGTTCCACGACCGCACTTTCGGCCAGCGTGATCTCTGTGTTCTCCCTCAAGTCGACCTCAATCACCGGAGTATTGCTTGGCAAATGTCCCAGATCACGGATCTCCGGCACTGTGATCGTCTCTCGATTCCAGTCGTAGATGACTCCCTCGATATTCACTTGGAACTTCCGTCCTTCTTCATGTTCCATTCGGCACCTCCTGTTTTGTTAGTGCGTGAACGTTTCTGATGTGGTATCATGATGCATGAATGTGTTTTGCATGTCAACTTACGTTTTATAAAGAAAGGAGGTATCAATGTCACGCCGTGCCCTCAGCAGCCTGGGCAAGATGGTGGAAGAAAAGCGAGGGGATAGCAAACTGCGTGAAACCGCTAAAGAAATTGGCATTTCAGCCGCGACGCTCCTCCGTATCGAAAGTGGTCGTATTCCTGATGTGGCAACTTTTGGAAAGGTGTGCCACTGGCTGGAAATTGATCCTGGAGATTTTTTGGGCTTTGAAGGCAAGGGATCGAGACATGGGGAGCAAAAGGGCACGAATCAGCCGGTTTCAATATCTGCGCATTTCAAGGTCGATTCAACGCCGAACCCAGAAACAGCCCAAGCCTTGGCAAAAATGCTTCTGTTTGCCATGACCATTCAACCGCAACCCAAACCTGTCTCAGACAATGGCGACGTTTGATCGAGGGTTTAAGAGTTGGGCGGAGCGGACATCCGCCAACATTCGTCGCGAATTAGATCTCTCGCCCTACGACCGCCTGGACGTGTTCAAGCTGGCTGAGTTCTTGGAAGTCACGGCTTGTACACCAAGAGATTTTCCGGGCCTGCCAAGCGACGTCCTCAATCAATTGCTCGATCACGATCCATGGGGATGGTCCGCCGCATGCCTCACTCTCCATGATGGGAAGGTTCTCTTAATTTACAATCCGAGGAAATCTCGGGGGAGGATGGCCAGCGACATTGCACACGAATTGGCTCACATAATTCTCGAACATAAGCCAAGTACGATTATTTTCTCGCACGACGGTAGTTTTGCCATGCGTACGTACGATCAAAAACAAGAAGATGAAGCAAATTGGCTCGCTTGGAGCCTGTTGCTCCCCCGAGAGGCCTTACTACGGGCAAGGCAGAATGCTTTCTCGACGGAAGAAACAGCAGAGATGTATGGCGTCACATCGCAGCTCGTAAATTACCGGTTGCGCATGACGGGAGTATCAGTACAACTCGAAAGGGCTCGGAGTAGGAAGTGACCATGGCCTGTTGGCTGAATGAGCGCTTATTGGGTTGAAGGGAAGTGAATAGCCATCAAAATGAGCCAGAACACTGCGAGTAGGCTTCGCCAGGCAATTCTTCTCCAGTACCAAATAAGAGTGAGAGCGGGCCCAAAGGTGAGAACCGACAGGATCGAACAGGATTCGATGCCCGCGTCATCCGGGAGTGCCAGTGTTCCCACACGCTGGCAAAGGCGAAGGGGCGGTGACTCTTCAAGCCGATCCACTTCGGCTGCTTCGAACGCCCGTGGACTTGCCATTCGTAAAACCCCGTCGCAATCACCAGGCAGCGCCGCTTCTTGAAGGCGGCCCGAAACGAAGGTTTCTCCGCCACGGTCTCGGCTTTGGCATTGATACACTGCAATCCAATGTTGGGGTATTTGGATGCTTTATCTCAATCAGCGGGCCGTAGCTTAGACCACTACTACACTGCCCACCACAAATCAAGCACTTACACACCGTCCCCCCCTTCCTGCCGGTCTCCGTGTAGGCACAGTGTAGGCAGTAAAACAGAGAAAATATTTTTTCTAGCCCTCCCCTGCTGGGCCTCAAATCTAAATCAACGAAGCTTTTTTCTGTGTTCCCACCCAAGCGATGTATGATTGTGGTCTCCCCCCGGGAACAAAAGTCCAAAAGCCAGGTTCATTGATAAAAATTTCCGAACAAGACCATCGGCGACGAACCCCCCGTTTTACCGAACGGGGGCTTTTCGGTGCGCGCCGCCGGCCTTGGCCGGCGATCGCGCCCTGCGACGTCGCAATCCCGTTGAGACGACGCATGCGGCTTCGTCCGTTCCGTTCCATCGCCCGTTGGACTTTTGCGAAATTGAAACGAGCCATGCGACTCAACCACTGCACGGGGATCTCCTCCTTGCGATAGGCCCGCTGGATGGACTTCGGGCTCATGCGGAGTTCCGCCGCTAATTCCTTCACCGTCAGCAAATCCTTCTTCATGCCCAGTCCTTTCTAATGGTGCGGCTCAGCACAGTGCTGACCATACCGGTGTGAGTGAGTGTAAGGAAGTACCCTGCTTAGGCCTGCTTAGGCCTGCTTAGGACAGTTAGGGACTCTTAGGGACAACGATCAGAAGCAAGCCGAAGGAAAGGTAACTTCGGTGCATACGAATAGAAATTCTGAATGTTACGTAAGAAGGCCGAGCAGGGGTCTGTCAGGCTGGCAAGAACGCAAAGGAGAAGATATTGTGCCGAAAAACACCTACCAATATGGAAGCCCAGTTAGACCGCAGAGGCACTGATGAGGATCTATAGGTCAATTTTGGATAAACTCTTGAACAATGAGGTGATTTTACAGGGAGGAAAGGGTATTCTTCTCCGCTAAATGTTTATTGAGCGCTAGGCTGTACTGAGTTTTGCAAGAGCGGGACGGACGACGAGCCCTATTCCTTGAGTGGTTTTGTCACAGCAAGACTCTAGTTCTTGGCTTATGAGATTGAAGGGAGTCATTCATGGGAGTACTGACCGGATGCAAACCCCGTAAGGAAGTCCTCAAAGGAGACCTCGATGACGCCATCTTTGCAGCCGATTTTGGTGACTTAATAGCAGGTAAGGCGCCTGCGGTTTATGGGAACCCCAAAGTCTTCTTTCAAAACACCCATCCCGCAAAACAGCTCTGCAAAGTTGTCGAGGCAGTCTTCGGTCGGCTCGCGAATACGAAAGAAGGTGGAGCTACCGTCCGCCTAAGCACAGGGTTTGGGGGCGGTAAGACTCACACACTGATGGCGCTCTGGCATCTGGCTGAGAACATCGGTGATCCAGCCATGGGAACGGATCTGTTGCCCGCCGCCGGCCGTCCTAAGAAAGTGGCCGTCGTCGCCGTCGATGCTGGAAAGGGAGGAACACCAGAGTTCAATGTGCACGGAAAAATCAAGATTGGCAGCCTGTGGGGCGAGCTGTTCTTTCAGCTCGGCGGCGAAAAAGCCGTCAAGGCTCTTGGCAAAGCCGACGATCCGGAGTTCTCGCCGAGCGAGGCTCAAATTCAATCTGTGTTTCCTACCGGGCCCGTCCTCATTCTCCTCGACGAAGTAGTC from Nitrospira sp. encodes:
- a CDS encoding ImmA/IrrE family metallo-endopeptidase, coding for MATFDRGFKSWAERTSANIRRELDLSPYDRLDVFKLAEFLEVTACTPRDFPGLPSDVLNQLLDHDPWGWSAACLTLHDGKVLLIYNPRKSRGRMASDIAHELAHIILEHKPSTIIFSHDGSFAMRTYDQKQEDEANWLAWSLLLPREALLRARQNAFSTEETAEMYGVTSQLVNYRLRMTGVSVQLERARSRK
- a CDS encoding E2/UBC family protein produces the protein MEHEEGRKFQVNIEGVIYDWNRETITVPEIRDLGHLPSNTPVIEVDLRENTEITLAESAVVELKPGKGFGKKVGFKRGDLDRIQQELSMLKSAWTQLEYISPGHWVRLQRYWIGQGIWNCSEAEVCFQIPENLPGQAPYGFYVRPQLLVCGGGPPSSYTYPADATPFGTGWGRFSWQLDPWQPSADPFQGSNMLNFARSIADRLRQGC
- a CDS encoding tyrosine-type recombinase/integrase, which gives rise to MKGKITRVADKRYRVDFHPGRRAPRIRRMVFGTREQAERILDELIQRAYTGVFGWPTVQETTIAELVDLVVDDYKMNTRKSLRSAQQLAQFWKSLAGSMLAERVTSTTLRDWAKIWVEQDHLSGGRVNRRMSFLLRGFSLGLEHQLITQRPKWTRLKEAPPRSGFFIWEQFRSLRNELPAHARVPVTIDYWSGMRWGEITSLVWNQVLFDHRRQIVRITLAGSDTKTSEPRALVMGGDLYEVLRTWDATTRVTHPDCPWVCHYLGRRLKSIRTAWQKACVKLGLGKWTKPRGKMVGQRGYVGALLHDFRRTGVKNLSDAGVPEKIAMAISGHKTRSIFDRYNIVSEARLEEAGALVVARHRKLTEEASDSLPEPATPTP
- a CDS encoding helix-turn-helix transcriptional regulator, which gives rise to MSRRALSSLGKMVEEKRGDSKLRETAKEIGISAATLLRIESGRIPDVATFGKVCHWLEIDPGDFLGFEGKGSRHGEQKGTNQPVSISAHFKVDSTPNPETAQALAKMLLFAMTIQPQPKPVSDNGDV
- a CDS encoding ThiF family adenylyltransferase, with amino-acid sequence MALNTTRYSRNIGLFGESGQARLNALRIAVIGLGGLGSHIVQQTAYLGVRRFILVDDDIVTLTNLNRLIGASEVDVQQKQQKVAVAERLVRLIQPLADILSLATDFREKEARMKVEEADVLFGCVDNDSARLSLTEFASRHRKPYMDLATDTGDDGGQVWYGGRILFAYNGTICLSCASELDQRAMAIESMTPKQHAEDRAIYGVPTDALNGTGPAVVSINGVVASLGVTEFMVWATGLREPKPHIRYRADLGRVTLVTDQPVINCYYCSAFRQ
- a CDS encoding ThiF family adenylyltransferase; translation: MKTPVTLDFRHLHARPVVIPHTDNLEIIQVGAGGTGSALAGLLSRLVILLQGRWTTIRYAIVDFDHVEDSNVPRQMFAYAEIGLPKALALAQRYSLAWGIPIEAITQPYTAHLFQPPSFNTTRILIGCVDSTEARAEMHKSLTSGYDHSMRTWLIDAGNEKTTGQILLGCCAQEEFLNSAFQIPTFCSRLPAPGLIHPELIDTTTIPKKTTPAPSCAQLAITQAQSLGINPRMASEMMDMLTRLLLTGDLTRFATYLDLDTGSMRSLYTTPLDVAQSINQDPSTLFHKTRRPRAQAA